The genomic interval tgcaatattaatgcaaagaaaaaaactatcaCACGCATTGATATGGTCATAAAGGAAACNNNNNNNNNNNNNNNNNNNNNNNNNNNNNNNNNNNNNNNNNNNNNNNNNNNNNNNNNNNNNNNNNNNNNNNNNNNNNNNNNNNNNNNNNNNNNNNNNNNNNNNNNNNNNNNNNNNNNNNNNNNNNNNNNNNNNNNNNNNNNNNNNNNNNNNNNNNNNNNNNNNNNNNNNNNNNNNNNNNNNNNNNNNNNNNNNNNNNNNNNNNNNNNNNNNNNNNNNNNNNNNNNATGTTTCTTACNNNNNNNNNNNNNNNNNNNNNNNNNNNNNNNNNNNNNNNNNNNNNNNNNNNNNNNNNNNNNNNNNNNNNNNNNNNNNNNNNNNNNNNNNNNNNNNNNNNNNNNNNNNNNNNNNNNNNNNNNNGTGTGTGTGTAANNNNNNNNNNNNNNNNNNNNNNNNNNNNNNNNNNNNNNNNNNNNNNNNNNNNNNNNNNNNNNNNNNNNNNNNNNNNNNNNNNNNNNNNNNNNNNNNNNNNNNNNNNNNNNNNNNNNNNNNNACNNNNNNNNNNNNNNNNNNNNNNNNNNNNNNNNNNNNNNNNNNNNNNNNNNNNNNNNNNNNNNNNNNNNNNNNNNNNNNNNNNNNNNNNNNNNNNNNNNNNNNNNNNNNNNNNNNNNNNNNNNNNNNNNNNNNNNNNNNNNNNNNNNNNNNNNNNNNNNNNATNNNNNNNNNNNNNNNNNNNNNNNNNNNNNNNNNNNNNNNNNNNNNNNNNNNNNNNNNNNNNNNNNNNNNNNNNNNNNNNNNNNNNNNNNNNNNNNNNNNNNNNNNNNNNNNNNNNNNNNNNNNNNNNNNNNNNNNNNNNNNNNNNNNNNNNNNNNNNNNNNNNNNNNNNNNNNNNNNNNNNNNNNNNNNNNNNNNNNNNNNNNNNNNNNNNNNNNNNNNNNNNNNNNNNNNNNNNNNNNNNNNNNNNNNNNNNNNNNNNNNNNNNNNNNNNNNNNNNNNNNNNNNNNNNNNNNNNNNNNNNNNNNNNNNNNNNNNNNNNNNNNNNNNNNNNNNNNNNNNNNNNNNNNNNNNNNNNNNNNNNNNNNNNNNNNNNNNNNNNNNNNNNNNNNNNNNNNNNNNNNNNNNNNNNNNNNNNNNNNNNNNNNNNNNNNNNNNNNNNNNNNNNNNNNNNNNNNNNNNNNNNNNNNNNNNNNNNNNNNNNNNNNNNNNNNNNNNNNNNNNNNNNNNNNNNNNNNNNNNNNNNNNNNNNNNNNNNNNNNNNNNNNNNNNNNNNNNNNNNNNNNNNNNNNNNNNNNNNNNNNNNNNNNNNNNNNNNNNNNNNNNNNNNNNNNNNNNNNNNNNNNNNNNNNNNNNNNNNNNNNNNNNNNNNNNNNNNNNNNNNNNNNNNNNNNNNNNNNNNNNNNNNNNNNNNNNNNNNNNNNNNNNNNNNNNNNNNNNNNNNNNNNNNNNNNNNNNNNNNNNNNNNNNNNNNNNNNNNNNNNNNNNNNNNNNNNNNNNNNNNNNNNNNNNNNNNNNNNNNNNNNNNNNNNNNNNNNNNNNNNNNNNNNNNNNNNNNNNNNNNNNNNNNNNNNNNNNNNNNNNNNNNNNNNNNNNNNNNNNNNNNNNNNNNNNNNNNNNNNNNNNNNNNNNNNNNNNNNNNNNNNNNNNNNNNNNNNNNNNNNNNNNNNNNNNNNNNNNNNNNNNNNNNNNNNNNNNNNNNNNNNNNNNNNNNNNNNNNNNNNNNNNNNNNNNNNNNNNNNNNNNNNNNNNNNNNNNNNNNNNNNNNNNNNNNNNNNNNNNNNNNNNNNNNNNNNNNNNNNNNNNNNNNNNNNNNNNNNNNNNNNNNNNNNNNNNNNNNNNNNNNNNNNNNNNNNNNNNNNNNNNNNNNNNNNNNNNNNNNNNNNNNNNNNNNNNNNNNNNNNNNNNNNNNNNNNNNNNNNNNNNNNNNNNNNNNNNNNNNNNNNNNNNNNNNNNNNNNNNNNNNNNNNNNNNNNNNNNNNNNNNNNNNNNNNNNNNNNNNNNNNNNNNNNNNNNNNNNNNNNNNNNNNNNNNNNNNNNNNNNNNNNNNNNNNNNNNNNNNNNNNNNNNNNNNNNNNNNNNNNNNNNNNNNNNNNNNNNNNNNNNNNNNNNNNNNNNNNNNNNNNNNNNNNNNNNNNNNNNNNNNNNNNNNNNNNNNNNNNNNNNNNNNNNNNNNNNNNNNNNNNNNNNNNNNNNNNNNNNNNNNNNNNNNNNNNNNNNNNNNNNNNNNNNNNNNNNNNNNNNNNNNNNNNNNNNGGGACAAAGctgagaagatatatatgtgtgtgtgtgtttattcattcattcagttaTTGGGGAGACATTTCTTATCGACTATACTAGGATATCATTATAAATGTAGATTTCTGGAGTTTCTGATGACTTTCTCTGCTAGAAAACGCTTGGATTCAACATCACGAAACTTATGGTTTGTCATACTTAACTTTCCAAAAACATGTGAATttctttgatatcattattcatacatTTCGTCAAACTACAGTGCAGACAACCATCATAGAAGGACTGAAGCAATTTAAAAAAGGACAGTCAACCACAACAAACAGAAAGTATAACGCGGTTGTTGTGACGTTAGAGTGACGAAATCGATGGCGCTACGAAATTGCCGGTTGTTAGAGGATGTANNNNNNNNNNNNNNNNNNNNNNNNNNNNNNNNNNNNNNNNNNNNNNNNNNNNNNNNNNNNNNNNNNNNNNNNNNNNNNNNNNNNNNNNNNNNNNNNNNNNNNNNNNNNNNNNNNNNNNNNNNNNNNNNNNNNNNNNNNNNNNNNNNNNNNNNNNNNNNNNNNNNNNNNNNNNNNNNNNNNNNNNNNNNNNNNNNNNNNNNNNNNNNNNNNNNNNNNNNNNNNNNNNNNNNNNNNNNNNNNNNNNNNNNNNNNNNNNNNNNNNNNNNNNNNNNNNNNNNNNNNNNNNNNNNNNNNNNNNNNNNNNNNNNNNNNNNNNNNNNNNNNNNNNNNNNNNNNNNNNNNNNTTAAATCTAATGTTATGCTTAGCGTTCATCGCGGAAGGATATTTGACATGGGCACTGTGGCAGTTCCTCCACGACTGGTAGGAGCCCCTGGACAGCAGCANNNNNNNNNNNNNNNNNNNNNNNNNNNNNNNNNNNNNNNNNNCGGTATAAAGGGCGCGCAGTGGCCGCCTCCAGCACATTTTGCTGCCGCTTTCATCTCCCCCACCTGTTCCAACGTCCCACTCAGGTCAAATCCGAGGTCATGATGCACAAGCNNNNNNNNNNNNNNNNNNNNNNNNNNNNNNNNNNNNGCCCCAGCCTGGCCCAGATCACCTTCCTCGCGCTCGTGTGTTGCCGCAGGGGAAGGCGCTCGGGGGTTGCGTGGGCCCGAATGCCCCTGAGGGGACCTGCATCACGTGGAGACGCCGTCACGTCACACTCACGCTCTTGCGCAGTCCTGCTCACGTTTCTGTGTGGTGTCGAAACTAAATTTTATAAACTTATAATCTGGTAATATGGTTTTTCCAAAGTAAACTCATCCATGTAACTAAAGGTATATCAGCTTATTTCATCCCCTGAAATGTTCGATTTTATTTCTCCTTACCTTATCTGTAGAAACGCATGAATGTCATGACTTCACAGTGCAATGAATGCATAGACCAGCCGCAATTATATTTTCGTCAAAGATCATTAATTCCTACGAAATACTCACAACCGGTCACACCACCTTATATCAGTGTGAAgaccttttttttcgttgtcgCAATGGACaatatatcatccttatcacattCATTACTATTCACATGCCTAGGAAGCCCTCCTTCTAATCTCTTCATTTTTTTGCAGGACATGCCTGGAGGAAGGTAAGAGCCTCCGCCCTAATACACGAAGTGGGTGCCAGAGCCCGACAGAACTGAAACGCCGTTGCATGTTTCAGGACCAACAGGCCGATGGATGCAAGGGTAGGGCTCAGCCTGTTGCAGTTAGGATTCTACATTGCACTTTCTGTGGTTTGACTTTTGATGCTGTGATTATTAAGTATATCCATGAATATTGTAATACATTGCGGagtctttatatattttgtgatatttCTCTCATAAGCTAGAATTTATGGGGGAATTTTTATTAAGGGTGGTTTTGTGAGACTGCAGATGCAGTGAACAAGGCagtttatgttattttgtatatatcattaactttatgttataaactataatattaaatgtttatgGAATGTAAgttggaaaataaaaatgttaccTGATTCATCTTATCTATCATAAATCCGACCTAGGAAACAAGTCTAGTGTAAACACCACATAACAGATATTAANNNNNNNNNNNNNNNNNNNNNNNNNNNNNNNNNNNNNNNNNNNNNNNNNNNNNNNNNNNNNNNNNNNNNNNNNNNNNNNNNNNNNNNNNNNNNNNNNNNNNNNNNNNNNNNNNNNNNNNNNNNNNNNNNNNNNNNNNNNNNNNNNNNNNNNNNNNNNNNNNNNNNNNNNNNNNNNNNNNNNNNNNNNNNNNNNNNNNNNNNNNNNNNNNNNNNNNNNNNNNNNNNNNNNNNNNNNNNNNNNNNNNNNNNNNNNNNNNNNNNNNNNNNNNNNNNNNNNNNNNNNNNNNNNNNNNNNNNNNNNNNNNNNNNNNNNNNNNNNNNNNNNNNNNNNNNNNNNNNNNNNNNNNNNNNNNNNNNNNNNNNNNNNNNNNNNNNNNNNNNNNNNNNNNNNNNNNNNNNNNNNNNNNNNNNNNNNNNNNNNNNNNNNNNNNNNNNNNNNNNNNNNNNNNNNNNNNNNNNNNNNNNNNNNNNNNNNNNNNNNNNNNNNNNNNNNNNNNNNNNNNNNNNNNNNNNNNNNNNNNNNNNNNNNNNNNNNNNNNNNNNNNNNNNNNNNNNNNNNNNNNNNNNNNNNNNNNNNNNNNNNNNNNNNNNNNNNNNNNNNNNNNNNNNNNNNNNNNNNNNNNNNNNNNNNNNNNNNNNNNNNNNNNNNNNNNNNNNNNNNNNNNNNNNNNNNNNNNNNNNNNNNNGTGGTCCAAATCACATGCAATACACttaatcaaaattaatattaatgatgaaaccTGCTTAAAAAGTATTTTCATTAATAANNNNNNNNNNNNNNNNNNNNNNNNNNNNNNNNNNNNNNNNNNNNNNNNNNNNNNNNNNNNNNNNNNNNNNNNNNNNNNNNNNNNNNNNNNNNNNNNNNNNNNNNNNNNNNNNNNNNNNNNNNNNNNNNNNNNNNNNNNNNNNNNNNNNNNNNNNNNNNNNNNNNNNNNNNNNNNNNNNNNNNNNNNNNNNNNNNNNNNNNNNNNNNNNNNNNNNNNNNNNNNNNNNNNNNNNNNNNNNNNNNNNNNNNNNNNNNNNNNNNNNNNNNNNNNNNNNNNNNNNNNNNNNNNNNNNNNNNNNNNNNNNNNNNNNNNNNNNNNNNNNNNNNNNNNNNNNNNNNNNNNNNNNNNNNNNNNNNNNNNNNNNNNNNNNNNNNNNNNNNNNNNNNNNNNNNNNNNNNNNNNNNNNNNNNNNNNNNNNNNNNNNNNNNNNNNNNNNNNNNNNNNNNNNNNNNNNNNNNNNNNNNNNNNNNNNNNNNNNNNNNNNNNNNNNNNNNNNNNNNNNNNNNNNNNNNNNNAATTAATCATCNNNNNNNNNNNNNNNNNNNNNNNNNNNNNNNNNNNNNNNNNNNNNNNNNNNNNNNNNNNNNNNNATACCCANNNNNNNNNNNNNNNNNNNNNNNNNATTTCNNNNNNNNNNNNNNNNNNNNNNNNNNNNNNNNNNNNNNNNNNNNNNNNNNNNNNNNNNNNNNNNNNNNNNNNNNNNNNNNNNNNNNNNNNNNNNNNNNNNNNNNNNNNNNNNNNNNNNNNNNNNNNNNNNNNNNNNNNNNNNNNNNNNNNNNNNNNNNNNNNNNNNNNNNNNNNNNNNNNNNNNNNNNNNNNNNNNNNNNNNNNNNNNNNNNNNNNNNNNNNNNNNNNNNNNNNNNNNNNNNNNNNNNNNNNNNNNNTACAACAGTGGTAATCNNNNNNNNNNNNNNNNNNNNNNNNNNNNNNNNNNNNNNNNNNNNNNNNNNNNNNNNNNNNNNNNNNNNNNNNNNNNNNNNNNNNNNNNNNNNNNNNNNNNNNNNNNNNNNNNNNNNNNNNNNNNNNNNNNNNNNNNNNNNNNNNNNNNNNNNNNNNNNNNNNNNNNNNNNNNNNNNNNNNNNNNNNNNNNNNNNNNNNNNNNNNNNNNNNNNNNNNNNNNNNNNNNNNNNNNNNNNNNNNNTTCTACNNNNNNNNNNNNNNNNNNNNNNNNNNNNNNNNNNNNNNNNNNNNNNNNNNNNNNNNNNNNNNNNNNNNNNNNNNNNNNNNNNNNNNNNNNNNNNNNNNNNNNNNNNNNNNNNNNNNNNNNNNNNNNNNNNNNNNNNNNNNNNNNNNNNNNNNNNNNNNNNNNNNNNNNNNNNNNNNNNNNNNNNNNNNNNNNNNNNNNNNNNNNNNNNNNNNNNNNNNNNNNNNNNNNNNNNNNNNNNNNNNNNNNNNNNNNNNNNNNNNNNNNNNNNNNNNNNNNNNNNNNNNNNNNNNNNNNNNNNNNNNNNNNNNNNNNNNNNNNNNNNNNNNNNNNNNNNNNNNNNNNNNNNNNNNNNNNNNNNNNNNNNNNNNNNNNNNNNNNNNNNNNNNNNNNNNNNNNNNNNNNNNNNNNNNNNNNNGGGAAAGAATGGGCCAAGAAATTTGATGACAAGAACATGTTTACAACGTATTACGTGTTGATACACTGACAAAAGTCACGCCAGCATGACTTATTTATCACGcttatctttcttatcttgtTTAGTGCCTTTTATCTTTGATTCCCTTAATGTCCCTTGCATTTGCCTTGCACGTGGACCGCAAAGCTACCGCAGGTGAGTTTTAATAATAGAGGGTTAGAGGTAAGTGAAACCCGGCGAAAGGTCCCGCAGAGTATGAAACACAATTTCTATTATTGATACTGAGCAACTGAGCTAATCGTGACACATCGACTTTCCCCTGATCTGTctcgtgtgtttatatctatttgaACATTTAATCTTTCAGTCTATACAGTCAATTTACGTATCTATTAATTAATCTACCTAGTTATTCATATACAacatcatatacatcatcatcaccttcatatTCATCATTNNNNNNNNNNNNNNNNNNNNNNNNNNNNNNNNNNNNNNNNNNNNNNNNNNNNNNNNNNNNNNNNNNNNNNNNNNNNNNNNNNNNNNNNNNNNNNNNNNNNNNNNNNNNNNNNNNNNNNNNNNNNNNNNNNNNNNNNNNNNNNNNNNNNNNNNNNNNNNNNNNNNNNNNNNNNNNNNNNNNNNNNNNNNNNNNNNNNNNNNNNNNNNNNNNNNNNNNNNNNNNNNNNNNNNNNNNNNNNNNNNNNNNNNNNNNNNNNNNNNNNNNNNNNNNNNNNNNNNNNNNNNNNNNNNNNNNNNNNNNNNNNNNNNNNNNNNNNNNNNNNNNNNNNNNNNNNNNNNNNNNNNNNNNNNNNNNNNNNNNNNNNNNNNNNNNNNNNNNNNNNNNNNNNNNNNNNNNNNNNNNNNNNNNNNNNNNNNNNNNNNNNNNNNNNNNNNNNNNNNNNNNNNNNNNNNNNNNNNNNNNNNNNNNNNNNNNNNNNNNNNNNNNNNNNNNNNNNNNNNNNNNNNNNNNNNNNNNNNNNNNNNNNNNNNNNNNNNNNNNNNNNNNNNNNNNNNNNNNNNNNNNNNNNNNNNNNNNNNNNNNNNNNNNNNNNNNNNNNNNNNNNNNNNNNNNNNNNNNNNNNNNNNNNNNNNNNNNNNNNNNNNNNNNNNNNNNNNNNNNNNNNNNNNNNNNNNNNNNNNNNNNNNNNNNNNNNNNNNNNNNNNNNNNNNNNNNNNNNNNNNNNNNNNNNNNNNNNNNNNNNNNNNNNNNNNNNNNNNNNNNNNNNNNNNNNNNNNNttttcttttaatttcttcaaaTATTCCTTTTCTACAATTTATTCCTTCTATTTCTTAGACCAAGTCTTTCACCAACagaatttatgtatttgttatcaactatatatcattttctttgtaaTCTTGTGATATCCTTAACAATAAggatttttcttgtattttcaacctgtctttccttcttttctctgtttgttaCTTTTCTTGTCTGTTGTATGAAATGGAACctcaatttactttatttttctatacCTAACCCAAGACTANNNNNNNNNNNNNNNNNNNNNNNNNNNNNNNNNNNNNNNNNNNNNNNNNTCGAAAAATTAAAGCCAAGAGAAGTAAGTTTaacatttaaatgaaaatatCTTATAACGGATTTAACTTTCATGGCAAGGTGTGACTATAACTCAATGTTTCAAACCCACTGGAATAACCATTCATTCTGTGCTCTTCACTCCAAGACTGAAATGCAATAAAGATACAGTAAGGAAACCATTTTGTGTTTTATGACAGGAGAAAGGCGTGCTTTTTTCTACGTTTGATGTGATccttaatcattattaatgtttttcaaTCCCGATCCCTTGCAATTTCTACAATGACAATTCTTCTATCTTTCGAGTGTCGAAAGGGCGTGGGCGTGTGGCTGGGCCGGTATAAAGAGCGCGCAGTGGCCGCCTCCAGCACAGTTGCTGCCGCTTCAGCTCCTTCCCCTGTTCCAACGTCCCACTCAGGTCATCCGAGGTCATGATGCACAAGCTGCAAGTGTTGTGCTGGTGGTGTGCGTGGCGGTGGGCCCCAGCCTGGCCCAGATCACCTTCTCGCGCTCGTGGGTGCCGCAGGGGAAGCGCTCGGGGGTCGCAGAGGCTTTGATGGCCCCTGAGGAACTTGCTCACATGGGGGAGAGCTGCCACGGCGCCTACGTGGATGCCCTCAACCAGGTCGCCTCTCTGGTCAATGTATGTTGCAGTTCCTGCTCATCAAAGTAGCTATCCTGTAACATGTTCCTTGGACATGTATTGCGGGGACACTTCTGATTATNNNNNNNNNNNNNNNNNNNNNNNNNNNNNNNNNNNNNNNNNNNNNNNNNNNNNNNNNNNNNNNNNNNNNNNNNNNNNNNNNNNNNNNNNNNNNNNNNNNNNNNNNNNNNNNNNNNNNNNNNNNNNNNNNNNNNNNNNNNNNNNNNNCCCCTACCGCCCTCTCACCAATCCGcataatattataagtatctattaataattactgttttttttataatcgtcTTAGATAGTctcatcattactgccattaacTTCAGAAAGCACCCTCTATATTCGCTTCGGACTCGACCAGGACTGCCCATGAAGCAATCACTGTCGATGCAACGTTGTCCTGACCCACGGCATCGAGATAGAGAGATGGTGAATAGAAAGCGAAagcagagaaaacaaaaatgtatgttGCTTTAACGACGACAAAAAACACATTATCACAACTTAGACATCTTTCAGGATCTTCAGTAAAGGTAGAAACAAAAGTAAGACAGACCAGATGACAAGAATAGTGCAATAGATAAAACTTCAGATCGAATATTATGTATTTTCGGTCAAATAATAAAGCAGAACAATAAAATCCTTGCCAGAATCTGTCTATGCCTCCTTCATATTCTTCACTGAACCGGTTAATATTAATGAACGGTCATATTGAGACATGGAGTTGAATGGCACGAATTATTCATCGTGACAATTTGGGTaggctttttgtttgtttgtttttttactattactagcGGTTTTCGGTCATTGCAACGTCTTTCCCCCAAAACGTGAAAAAGCGAACCTTAACCTTGTTTCTTTGCCCTATAGCGAGACTTAAACTCGGCCTACCCCAAATTTCCTTTAATCCTAGACTTTTAATTGGTTATCGCCAGAATTGCATAGATTGGCGAGAGATACACGACTCGCTCCAAATAAAGggtcattcattttcattttcacagattaaaaaccctttaacaaGGAATCACTGAACATGCTAAAACTCCTGCTTTAACAAACAAGACTGTGAAGGTTTGTGATATTTACCAAGGCTTCGTGGGGGACGAACTGTTGCTGCAATACTTGTATCGgtaatgttatgttatataaCAGCGATACATTACTCCTTGCATAAGCTAATCAGACTAGCTNNNNNNNNNNNNNNNNNNNNNAAGGATGTTTCATTCAAATGTCATGatcgtgtatatatacaagttcCGGCTCAGGCGCCCGTGGTGTCCCCATACCTATTTTGTTTGCTTCACAGAAGTCCAAGCACCAACAAACACCCTTGGATACCAATGGCCCGCACAGAGTCAGGCAAATCTGACGCCAGGGCTACTTGGCGCCTCTCTCGAGTGCTTTCAAGAGCTCTTGTCTCCAGGAAAAGGGGTCCCCGTTGCCAGGGAGTCGGTCCCTTCCCTCACAGGGTTAGAGGGGTTTGCAATACGAATAGTGGAATCATCAAAACGCATATAGTACAAACAACGAAAGCTTGGAGATAGTCTAGATTGTGCGAACAGTGTAACACACGAACAAATTAACAATTTTGGCACCCTAACAATTACTCCTGATACTATATTGTGTTTCTTACTTGGTGTGAACACTCGTAAAAATATGTTCCGGAGTAAATCACGAAAGcacatatattgtttattgaaCTACTCATCTAGACGACCCACCCTCACGGGTCGTGACGCGAAAGAAATGTTTACCTCACACATCCGTGACAGTCTGGAAGAAAATACGTATATCATTTCGTATGCAATAACATAGCAAATCGTGGCACTGGTAATTTGCCGGCTTTATTCCTCACCTAGGGCACCTGACCAAGAAGTCCATGGGAACACATAAGAGAAAACAAAGCAAACGGGCGACCTTAACCTACCTCTGCATTAATTTTCAAACAGGCTGTTATCTTCAcgcgtgaaaaaaaaacaccgaggaCAAAATCTAACAAATTAAAGCTCATTTGTATGAAAGCCCAACATCCTTTCCCAGCTTTAAGCAACGCCGATCATCTGCGCCCACGCATTCAAAAGAAAGATAACCATATAAAATTCGCGAGTCCACTGATAACACATCATGGCTGGTCAGGTTCTCAACGCCTCTAATGCGAATGCTAATACCAAATATGTCACGGTGACACTGCTTCCCCTTGAAAGGGAACGTCCACCCCACCATCAGGATAAGACGCGTCACCACACGAATCAAAGATATCAAACACGAAAAAacttacaaaacaaaaacaatgatgcaGTAAGAATATTCAGTAAAAAGGTTAAGGAACGAAATAAGATCGTCTTAGAAGAGTTGTCACAAATAAGTAGTTgagaaaatcataaaacaaacccccacatcATAGCACACCCATTTAAGAAGCTAGCAATACGTAACGAAGGTTAGCAAAAGGTAAATCTCCCGCCCCTGAGACATCGCACCGAGATTATTGCACGGTTTGCTCCCAAAGCTCGCCGCCCGCCTTCGCGACATTTGTAGTTGAANNNNNNNNNNNNNNNNNNNNNNNNNNNNNNNNNNNNNNNNNNNNNNNNNNNNNNNNNNNNNNNNNNNNNNNNNNNNNNNNNNNNNNNNNNNNNNNNNNNNTGTGGACGTTACAacacactttttattttatttttgtaaacaattgaatatgtttactttgttttcgtttgtatgcctggttttttgtatttgtacatagaaaaatattttattttttatatcataaagcCTCCGAGTCCAAGCACCTACNNNNNNNNNNNNNNNNNNNNNNNNNNNNNNNNNNNNNNNNNNNNNNNNNNNNNNNNNNNNNNNNNNNNNNNNNNNNNNNNNNNNNNNNNNNNNNNNNNNNNNNNNNNNNNNNNNNNNNNNNNNNNNNNNNNNNNNNNNNNNNNNNNNNNNNNNNNNNNNNNNNNNNNNNNNNNNNNNNNNNNNNNNNNNNNNNNNNNNNNNNNNNNNNNNNNNNNNNNNNNNNNNNNNNNNNNNNNNNNNNNNNNNNNNNNNNNNNNNNNNNNNNNNNNNNNNNNNNNNNNNNNNNNNNNNNNNNNNNNNNNNNNNNNNNNNNNNNNNNNNNNNNNNNNNNNNNNNNNNNNNNNNNNNNNNN from Penaeus monodon isolate SGIC_2016 chromosome 21, NSTDA_Pmon_1, whole genome shotgun sequence carries:
- the LOC119586606 gene encoding uncharacterized protein LOC119586606, whose amino-acid sequence is MSLAFALHVDRKATAAQLLPLQLLPLFQRPTQVIRGHDAQAASVVLVVCVAVGPSLAQITFSRSWVPQGKRSGVAEALMAPEELAHMGESCHGAYVDALNQVASLVNDLTRTAHEAITVDARVLSPKPNILPSFKQRRSSVAQAFKERLPYKIRESTDNTSWLCHGSQRL